In Rissa tridactyla isolate bRisTri1 chromosome 23, bRisTri1.patW.cur.20221130, whole genome shotgun sequence, the following are encoded in one genomic region:
- the S100A1 gene encoding protein S100-A1, with translation MASQLEGAMETLINVFHHYSGKEGDKYKLSKKELKELLQSELGCFLETQKDTGAVEKIMQDLDENGDGEVDFQEYVVLVAALTVACNTFFWENA, from the exons ATGGCGTCACAGCTGGAAGGGGCCATGGAGACGCTCATCAACGTCTTCCACCACTACTCGGGCAAAGAGGGGGACAAGTACAAGCTGAGCAagaaggagctgaaggagctgctgcagagcgAGCTGGGCTGCTTCCTGGAG ACCCAGAAGGACACGGGTGCCGTGGAGAAGATCATGCAGGACCTGGATGAGAACGGCGATGGGGAGGTGGACTTCCAGGAGTACGTGGTCCTGGTGGCCGCCCTCACCGTGGCCTGCAACACCTTCTTCTGGGAGAACGCCTGA